The sequence TGGCGCGGCAGGAGCAGGCGATGCGCAGCGAACTCGGCGACTATGGCATCGGCGGTCAGGTCACGCTGCGCTTGGCCGCCAACACCGCCGCGCTCTCGGAATGGCTACCGGAATGCGTTGCGGATTTTTTGCAGGCGCATCCGCGGGTGGATCTGACCCTGGCCGAGTGGGGGAGCGAGGAGGCGGCCGATGCGGTGCGCGATGAACGTGCCGACCTGGCCGTGGTGGCAGGGCATGCGGATTTCACCGGCCTGCAGCGGCGTCCGTTCCGGCAGGATCGCCTGGTGGTGGCGATGGCCGCCAGCCATCCGCTGGCCGGTGCGGGCAGCGTGCAGCTGACCGATATCGCACAGATGCAGTTGCTGGCATTGTCGGCCGACAACGCCTTGCATCGTCACCTGCGCACGCACCTGGCCAGGGCCGGCGTGCAGTTGCGCATCCGCGCGCGCGTGCCCGGCATCGACACCCTGTGCCGCATGCTGGCGCGCGGTGTGGGCGTGGCCATCGTGCCGCACGCGGCGCTGGCGTGTTCCAGCGTCAGGCAGCAGCTGGCGGCAGTGCCATTGGACGAAACCTGGGCGTGGCGCGAGCTGTCCATCGTCTGGCGCGACACGCCATCGGCGATCCTGCAGACCTTGCTGG comes from Xanthomonas vesicatoria ATCC 35937 and encodes:
- a CDS encoding LysR substrate-binding domain-containing protein; amino-acid sequence: MQVEFVDLRIFVAVADTGSITAGADRVALSLAAASARIRALELQVGVALFERGRRGVTLTAAGQVLLRHARVLARQEQAMRSELGDYGIGGQVTLRLAANTAALSEWLPECVADFLQAHPRVDLTLAEWGSEEAADAVRDERADLAVVAGHADFTGLQRRPFRQDRLVVAMAASHPLAGAGSVQLTDIAQMQLLALSADNALHRHLRTHLARAGVQLRIRARVPGIDTLCRMLARGVGVAIVPHAALACSSVRQQLAAVPLDETWAWRELSIVWRDTPSAILQTLLEWLQASAAQPGIQTA